CCATAGAAGCAGGAGAAGCCTTCAAGAATGAGGACGATAGTGATAACGAAATCTAATTTCACTTGTAAAtgtttttttggtaaaattttcatcCTAAGTTTTATAGAGATAATTATGTATGCGGGAATTAAAAAGGCTTTTCACAAGCAAATAAAAACAGCtgacataatttaaatttagtGTGCAGCTGTGTTTTTCATGCGAAGGTGTTTGCTATTGAAAGAAACAAGTATACattttaaaagtatttttttaattttacttaaaaaaaatctgcAAACCCCATTTTTGATTCCCAACATCAtaaagggtataacaaaaaagtGGGAATAGACGgcatcccggcacgggatagctgtgagtaccacacaggctggaacaattTGGTGCGCTCTGTGCGGTGTTCAATACTTCCATGAGAGGTTCaactaccgggcgcgtctacaagttgcggatagtggtatgctccatacggtgtagctgcaacggccgtcgcggacaatcagcggtatagagcagagagtcttagtgagaggtcgggcggcaccgaaTCTTtcaaaaatactgagtgcccatgatgctctatatgacaaggctggttattggagcctttaaataaccaatggtcacctccaaatgaaaatgtagctacaacaacaaataagaGGCATTTCCACTTTCTATTCGTGTGTGTTTAATGTTTTCGGTTTTAAAAccttaaaaaacaaatgaatttgtcggataaaaaagtttaaaaaactgCATTCATAATTGTTTTCTGTTTTCGAAGAAACAGATTTTCCAGATTTTTGGGTATAtgattttatttagatatatcataaattataaaatttcgGGAATTCTtctcttatatttatgaaagctgtccgattcaggtttTGGCTCAATATCAATAATTATTTTAGTCAGACAATCAGAAAATAATTGTATTCCCAAACGTATGACCGCAAAGCTAACACAACTgttacaaaaaatttgtttttaaatttaaatttcagtggTTTTAGTGCAATAATTTTGTTAGAAATAttgaagtttttaaaaatattctgcGTGAGACTTAACAGTGCCATTGGGGATAAAGAGATGCCTTAATCAGTTATTGGCCAAGCATATCTGCTATCATAAATTAGCTGCCAATGTACgcctaagaattttttttttaatattttcaaatctttaaaaaataccTTAttgggttttcttttttttttttttgtagaacaaCTATGTTAATTAATATGGTTGACCTTGGTCTACATTTTCGCATAGTTACCCTATAAATTTGATCACAATTTGTATACTTTAAGGGATAAGagcttcaattttgcccaattTTGTCAGACTTTGACCAGGTTTCTACCCATGTGCCTTAATTTCAAAATGAAGTCCAACAGTGAAAGACAATTTATGTTtaggaaaatttataaatcTTCGTAATTGTATTCTCTTAATAATTAGTTTTTTCAAGTGGCGAAAGAGAAACCTGAAAAACAGCCGATTTTGATATGGGTTGTGGTGAATAATGGTAACTGGTTGCGATTTAGAAAGTTGTCCTGTTTTACAAACATACAATTTAAtactttttaaacaattttattatagATTCAACAAGATACCACCGCGATTATTTTATCAGACATCTATTACACTCAGCAGTAATAGACAGACATCTATTACACTATTACTATCAGCAGACTTTAAGTTTAAACGTTTTATTGTGATATCACATTATCGTCAGACCAGACCTCTGGTGGAAATTGAACCCACGACTCTCGCATTATCATttcgagcacgctaccaaatcAGCCACCGGTGCGACCAAGGCTTTTTAAAAAGATGAAAAAATCACGCTTTTTCCCGTTGTCGAAGGGGAAAATCGACAGCAATCGTAGTCGAAAGCGAATTTCACATTTCGTGGTATTCGCATTCGACAGTTtgataatagaaaaatattgtggtTTCATACCCGTTCGGCAAACAGGTGTGATATACTTTAGAATGCAATCAACTAATATATCCATCGTTTTCTCAAAAAATGTTAACGAATTTTCGTCTTCGCAACCATAATaacattttgtaaatatttcgaaattcgacTAAGCCATCGCCAACCGGATTAATGGGGATTGCGTGTATTGCTgtgatatttttgaattttgatatTAGTGGCAGATATAGCTTCACTCTACTTTTACTAATTTTAGTTCAAAAGTAGAAGTCTTAAACGCACAATATAAATATATCGTCAACGTGTTGATACTTACTATACATCTTTATGAAAATGTtatcttttaaataaatatgtagATTGGTTGAATTGCAATTGCGTCGCTTAATTTTTATGCAAGGCGCAAATAGGTCGGTTTATATTCACCAGCATTAGTTTCAGCTTtcatttttacttctttagcctagTACTAAACCCGTGTTTTACatgaaaaccacaattttcaccttggaaaaaaaaatataatctcATTCAGTTGgacattgaaaatgtcatcattgtTTAtgatgattttaataaaataattttttttatcaagtttattataaatttttactttgatTTTCACTGAAAAACTCGAACTTAGTACCCATCATcatcatatgtatatatatatatataactgttACAATGTATTACACTTATAAATTTgactaattaaaaataaaataacaatatACATTTACGGGGGAGGGGAAGGTTGAGGGTgggaaaaaacaaattaaaaataaacgcTCAAAAGTGTAACAGCTGTTACAAATATTAAGAATGGAAGCCATGTTTTAATGAAACCAGCAATGCTCACATATCGGCCGCAAATAAATGTCCAGAATGCAAGTTTTACCATGTTCCAGCTGGAATTTCTATAACGCATGCAATTCAAAGCGGTTGCCACATGAGAGTGGCAGTTGTCACAGAAAAGATTGTGCATCCTTGTACCGTACAGCACAGAAGCTTTGGAGACGGCTTCATCCCACATTAAAGAACCACCTTCCACATATTTAGGATTTAATCGCAGATAACGGGTCGGTCGACCAAAGCTCATCTTGTCCTCCGAGACAAAGTAGGGGCCCGCAAAATCCCGTATGACGCCATTGGACATACAAATGCCCATATGTCCGATAAAAGGAAATAACCATGTCAGCATTGGAATTGGTGTCCAAACAATACAAAATGGAAAACGGTCAGCGGTATAATCAATTGGTGGAAGTGATTGGTGTTGTGCGTTCTCATCCATATCGACGTAAGTTTGAGACTCTGGTGACGTACCAATTTCTGACATAACTGTTTCCAACTATCTTTAAATTTTCTACCTAATCATTTGctgagaaaaattatttttattataatatcctgaaaaaatatgtattatctactctcaaaacaaaaacagtAGTCATCCGATTGTTCGCCTTTTTGTGCTTAAGAGATATCGAAAAGTCGATTAAATTCGAGTCATCGACTTCTTCTTTTGAACAGCCTGTGCCAAATGGTAATGTACTATGTATGGTGAGATGCGCCAGGAAGATTTACATCTTGATTTTTCATCtagtgaaaatttacatttcacgacgcCTAAGAAGAGCGCAATCCAGTTGCTGTGCAACGAGTCGTTTTCTTAtgtaaaataaacgcgatcgccaaaattctaattgtaactaagtgtttgttCGTGTTAGTGATCTAGCTCAAATGTACTTACTTGGGGtggaaaaaaaacattgtttgtggatgcataaataagaaactatttgtatataaatttaaaaatataaataaatatacttttgtGAGGTTCTCACGCTCACATTTGTATGTAAACATgtacgtaagcagctgataaattggttggtgccatataaatttttatatttaaatggcaacattgtggccaaagatatcaaaaaaaaaaaatcaaatatggtAACCTcgtcaaaccaccgaaagaactTTTAAGGGAAATATATCCCCAAAAAAAACCTTGTACCAGGTTTTAGACATGGTATTGAATATGAATTAACGAAGATTTAATCGCAGATAACGGGTCGGTCGACCAAAGCTCATCTTGTCCTCCGAGACAAAGTAGGGGCCCGCAAAATCCCGTATGACGCCATTGGACATACAAATGCCCATATGTCCGATAAAAGGAAATAACCATGTCAGCATTGGAATTGGTGTCCATACAATACAAAATGGAAAACGGTCAGCGGTATAATCAATTGGTGGAAGTGATTGGTGTTGTGCGTTCTCATCCATATCGACGTAAGTTTGAGACTCTGGTGACGTACCAATTTCTGACATAACTGTTTCCAACTATCTTTAAATTTTCTACCTAATCATTTGctgagaaaaattatttttattataatatcctgaaaaaatatgtatttattaTCTACTCTCACCGAAAGAACTTTTAAGGGAAATATATCCCCAAAAAAAACCTTGTACCAGGTTTTAGACATGGTATTGAATATGATTTAACGAAGAGGTAGCAtacagcaaacagctgagtacaaattTTTCTCGGGAAGTGCTCTATATGTCaaagagttttggttgtgtgtgtacatcatagttaagaaccatcacacacacaaacaacgaaaaatgacgCCAACTAGTAGTAAACACAAAATCAGATGTGCCCTTATCACTGAGTTTGACAGATACTGTACTCGATTTTTTGTTATTGGGCTAGGTAGATTTAAGAAGGCAACGTCATAAgtccaacaacaacgaaatcaacgtCCTTTTTACATCTCACCATACATGGCAGAATTATTTTAAAggttgtctcatttgtacaacaacataaaaaccatatggtgaaatcgccatcttgccatcaagttGATCGACATTTTGCCAACAAATACGTGTTCATACATGAGCATAGGATAttcgagaaagaagataacaagagaatgcaaacaaaaatctgaaatcttTATACCGTCAAATCAggtcggctgttaacagctattcgcgtgagaccaccttcttAAATCCGCCTTACTTACCATAGCAGATCGTGTACGGTAGTGTACAGCAAACAGCtgattacaattttttctcgcggagtacactatctgtcaacaagATTTCAAAACGTTCGGTTGTGTATGTGCTTTGTAGTTAGGAACCACAGCACACACAAGCAAAGAAAAATGGCGCCAACTGTTAAATTTGTCTTGCTACCAATTAGCAAGATGATATTaagccccgtttacactgctcattaaatccggatttagggCTTCCGTCAGCTGATTTCATAAAGGGAAACAGATggtcgagccattaaatctggatttaaagtgcagtgtaaacggggttttaggggtgttttattaacccattaagaggattttttcgctttgttTGTATGTCCCCGATTAACGAATAATCTAACCACCGCTAACTATCTCCGTTTATTAAAATATATGGTGTCACTAAAAGAGGAGGAACGCAACGCAATAATTAAATGGTATAATTGcttaggattttaataaaaccaCGTTTATGAACTCCAAAAAAGACGTAAATGGCAGAAAGAAAacgtaaaaaattttccagtgcaagtctgtttgtttgccatGAGGTGGTAAAGCCATTTGCCAACCTGTCATAACAATACgaggaaaaaattgaaaatatttgtaaaatttataaaaaaattttacaaaacatttgtgggcatagaagtcaaataaaatgttttaatattggGTGATGggcatgacataattactaGTTAGTGTACCgtaacagctgagtaaaattttttcccgtgaagtgcactatctgtcaaagagttttgagtgtgtgtgtgtgttatagttaagaactatatcacaaacaaacaatgaaaaatggcgCGTACTAGTAACAttcacaaaatcagagttgcactaatcactgattttgacagatagtgcactttatattttgttgttgggcaactgtctctacctgtaaatgaatatatcttgggtgatgggtaaatacccaaaaggtatttacccggtaaatttgATATATATCCGGGtgtttacccatttatacccaaaagctgagtatttataattttgcatatatcttcggtataaaaacattttccaaacaatttttgatcatttcgtattctttgtatatatacctgaccttctgatctcataaaatcggattttagtattttattttagaatttatatcctctatatagaccgatctccagacttaaagtcttgaggcaataaattagtaatttttcatccgatttcgatgaaatcaggaggagtgagttctggtagacatcttcccatttctgtgaagtgtggttcagatcggattatatttggatatagctgccctataaaccgaacacccgatctcccgatatagggcattgaggccataaaagatccatttattactcgaatgcgatgaaatttgacacagtgtgttctgttggacccctacccattcgtatcaaatgtggtccagattggtccatatttggatatagctgccatattgaccgatctcctgatatagagtattggggaagttcggatgtcaacgaaagaggtgagctgcttattaaatatattataagttgcaatctggggatttgtaataaaggggataaatcgacctttattaccaggaactgacaggaggtactagatattacctttgtatcggaagatataagtggaagaatatgcgactgggaagtgttggatgaccacagcttctctgatcatcgttatattagttttagccttggagaaaatactgaagtagtggtccctcagctaaacaaaataaaggcggattgggataaatttcggcacaaattctgcaccactatcccttccaGACTAGAAAGgtagtggaaactacggaggatatagacatagtggtcaagcggatcacgaaggccctgcaTGACTCACTTGtgccagcatgtcctagtgccaagctaaGGGGTAAATAGCGACAGATATGGTGCACCACAGAGCTGGTTAGTCTAAGGaagaactgcagaaaactcttcaacagagcaaaagccgcaagagcaccacacgattgggacatctataaggctgagttaagaaaatataagggcgagcttagaaaggctcagcaCTAGCACTAGCActgctcgttgatacacatttcccgggaaattctccaatggacaacgtggcgccagaagagattgtcactggtatcagaatgtcatatatacctgtgggatggagggacacgaaggtcattttcattccgaaagcaggaaaaccctaccacacgaaggcgaaagattttcgtcctattagtctgtcatcctttatgctgaatactcttgagaggttgatagaaacatatcttagggcaaagatccctggagttcgcctgtcgcggcagcagcatgcatatagtaaaggcaaatcctctgaaacagcccttcacgacttagtcggctacatagagggttccctcgctgtcaaggaatatgcaatggtagcatttcttgacattgagggTGCTTTCAATGACGTAAAaccaacgtcaatcatgaactctaccgtaaaaaagtttattaataacatacttactaaaagatgcatcacggcaggcttgggatctgtggatctaaaaagatgggtcagcagaggaacacctcaaggaggtgtactgtctgctctactttggaatacagccattaacaatatacaatattattgtctctgaaagaaagaTGTGTCGcgaatgctgatgacgtggcaattgcggttagagaaagtttcccagcactctaagatatatacttcaggaagttttacgtgcaacagcaaagtggactaccgaaagtggtctgggtataaatccgtgcaagacagaagtagttcatttcagcaggagatacatgttgcctacagtggaacctgtttccttgggtggagagaatgttccatttacataaagcgaaaaatacctgggtgttctgctggacaggaaactgaacttcaaatccaacattttgagaAGGGCATGAAAGACcattcttgccctatacacctgcaagagagccattggaaaaagttggggatttagatcgCGTGTAATGCATTGGGCATTTACTGCAGTTGtccgacctataatgctatacggtgttgtggtctggtggacggcgcttcaaaaatcgacctactgctcaatagttAACCGGATCTAAAGGATGTCTTGTTTGTGGATCACtgctgcactgaggacgacaccatctgatgcgctGCATCTATGCTacttcttatgcctctggacattgtggctacccaaatttcagcgaccactgcagtgaggttaagggagctttctccttggtcatgtggcggctacggacaatgtgttatccttgatacaatatccgatgttccaggcagtgtggattacaccctacctgagcagcttttttttataaaaattactgtaccactattgctgatagaaccgattggaactacgatattcctggtaacagaagttacatagacttctatacggatggttccaaactaaacgaccaggtgggctttgggagtactctaaagatctagaactgttcATATCGAAGATGTTATTCGGCtaatgcagtgtgtatcaagcagagatccttgcaattaaggatttgGTGGAATGGCTAGGATATAATGTTATTACGACTATTGGGATTATTATCTTCTCAGACATcgaggcagccattaaatccctggagaatgtatttctgaacacaaaaaccgtcctcgactgtcgcagatctctcaacgagatgtctgaacacttcaaaattcacctgttctgggcgccgggccacagagatatcccagggaattctaaagcagacgagcttgcgaggctATGAACTTCCTTATACAAGTTTTCAGTTTTCAgggccaggcccgaagggcaacgaatgatagatggtcacaaagagggggatatgagaattccaaaactatgcctcatctagacttgaggaggtctattgctttgctgtcattggctagaacagacgtctcaatcattgtgtccgtcatgaatcggaaaacatgctgacagactgaaggttgccagcaacgacttttgcagaagctgtagggacatcgaggaagaagagacgtcagaacaacttctgtgtgtgtgtcgcgcactagcagttagaagaagttccactttaggttctcttttctttgagaacctgtctgatttagaggatgtgaacattcgcaagttactgggcttttaaagcgatctggatggttcaacggtaggaactagaaggcatctgtcttcttctgttcctgtggtatcacaatggacgaaaacgtctaagtgagtctgatggaagactgccacttaaacctaaccatgGTCATAcagaatatgttgcaaggtgttgtgcgaacatagacagcagtgggtcacaagcgccaTCGTCGTCGCTTTATGCGTCCTCgttgtcggactatgtgaccccctcgACCTTTCCCGTGCGGCAATGTACGCAAAAgaagcatcccagccccaaaataatACACTTCCTGGCAAttggaagtgtatcatttttgcagctTAACTGCAACGGTTtccgaggcaagatcgacgagattgtggatttcatgaaTCGGAAGcacatatcggtcgcagcgatccaggagacaaagttgACCAActcctgcagcttgcacagttgttacgGATACAATGTGATACGTAacgatcgctcaaggaatggaggtgggggaaagcccttcgtgatacaccattccttGCAATATGACCCAACTCGCCTGcgtctg
The genomic region above belongs to Stomoxys calcitrans chromosome 5, idStoCalc2.1, whole genome shotgun sequence and contains:
- the LOC106083313 gene encoding transmembrane protein 222: MSEIGTSPESQTYVDMDENAQHQSLPPIDYTADRFPFCIVWTPIPMLTWLFPFIGHMGICMSNGVIRDFAGPYFVSEDKMSFGRPTRYLRLNPKYVEGGSLMWDEAVSKASVLYGTRMHNLFCDNCHSHVATALNCMRYRNSSWNMVKLAFWTFICGRYVSIAGFIKTWLPFLIFVTAVTLLSVYF